The genomic region TCATCGCACGCGGTCTACGGCGTCACGCATCTGGCGGCGCTGGCCCGGCTGCTGCCGGAGCGCGATCCGCATGAGGACATCTACTGGATGCTGCAAGGGACGCTCGACGATTTCGAGGACGCCGGCGTTGCCGCCGTGCACTTGATCCGGTTCGAGCTCGCCATGCTGACCGAGCTCGGCTTCGGGCTCGACTTGGGAAACTGCGCGGCCACCGGGGAGACGTCGGACCTGATCTATGTGTCGCCGAAATCCGGCGGCGCCGTGTCCCGCGCCGCCGGCGAACCGTGGCGCGACCGGCTGTTGCCGCTGCCGGCGTTCCTGCGCGAAGGCGAGGGCGGGGCCAACAGCTGGTCGGACCAGGACCTGCTCGATGGTTTCCAGATCACCGGCCTGTTCCTGCTCCGCCACGTGCTGGAGCCCCGCGGGCAGGGTCATTCCGACGCCCGCGACGGATTTATCAACGCCGTAACGAGGCGGCGCCGGCTGGCGGGGACGTGATCCCGCGCCCCGAGCTGCTGTTTTGACGGGATCGAGGTCATCGAGCTCGCCTTGCAGGTCGATGGCGCGAAGCACTGACATTCCCGCGCCCCTGTCATGCAGGGCGGGACGGGAACGAGATCGCCTGGTGAAGCATTGCGGGGACGTGGTTCCATCGATGGGCGACCGATGTTTCTGCGGGGAATTGTTATTTCAGCGGCGTTGCTGACGCTGGCGCCGGACGCAATGGCCGGCGAGCAGGGGGGCGTGCTCCGTCGCGTCTCCTGCACGGTGGTTCGCTACTACGTCGCCAGATATTCGGCCGCGGCGGCCGAAAGCTGGGCCAGAGCCCATGGCGCAACCGACGCCGAGATCGATGTCGCCCGCCATTGCTCAAGGAAACTCCCGTCAAGCCCGTGCGGACGGCCGGCCAGTCGGCACAATAATTGCGCGAATCAGGTGCATCGATGCGCGGTTCGCGTGATTCGCGGCTTGCCCGATTCACCGCCAAGGTTTAACGCCTCCCCATGGGAAAACGACAGATTCCGCCGGAAGAGCCGGCCGAAATTCACGAGGTGCCGCTGCGTGACGCGCTCGAGGAGCGCTATCTCGCCTATGCGCTCTCGACCATCATGCATCGCGCCCTGCCGGACGCCCGCGACGGGCTGAAGCCGGTGCACCGGCGCATCCTCTACGGCATGGACCTGCTCGGGCTCGACCCGCGCGCCGCATTCAAGAAGTCGGCCAAGATCGTCGGCGACGTGATGGGCTCGTTCCATCCGCATGGCGACCAGGCGATCTATGACGCCATGGTGCGCCTGGCGCAGGATTTCTCCTCGCGCTACCCGCTGGTCGACGGCCAGGGCAATTTCGGCAATATCGACGGCGACAACCCGGCCGCCTATCGCTACACCGAAGCGCGCATGACCGAGGTCGCGCGGCTGCTGCTCGACGGCATCGACGAGGACGGCGTCGAGTTTCGCCTCAACTACGACGGTCAGTCGAAAGAGCCGGTGGTGCTGCCGGGCGGCTTTCCGAACCTGCTCGCCAACGGCGCGCAGGGCATCGCGGTCGGCATGGCGACCTCGATCCCGCCGCACAACGCGGCCGAACTCTGCGACGCCGCGCTGCATCTGATCGAGAAGCCCGACGCCAAGTCGAAGGCGCTGCTGAAATGGGTCAAGGGCCCGGACTTCCCGACCGGCGGCATCGTGGTCGATTCCAAGGAAGCGATCGTCGAGGCTTACACCACGGGGCGCGGCTCGTTCCGCACCCGTTCGCGCTGGACCCAGGAGGAGGGCGCGCGCGGCACCTGGGTGGTCGTCGTCACCGAGATTCCGTGGCTGGTGCAGAAGTCGCGGATCGTGGAGAAGATCGCCGAGCTCATCAACGAGAAGAAGCTGCCGCTGGTCGCCGACGTCCGCGACGAGTCGGCCGAGGACGTCCGGCTCGTGATCGAGCCGAAATCGCGCACCGTCGATCCGGCGCTGATGATGGAGTCGCTGTTCCGCCTGACCGAGCTGGAAAGCAAGATCTCGCTGAACCTCAACGTGCTGATCAAGGGCCGCATCCCGAAGGTGGTCGGCCTTGCCGAGTGCCTGCGCGAATGGCTCGACCATCTGCGCGACGTGCTGGTCCGCCGGTCCAACTTCCGCAGGACCCAGATCGAGCACCGCCTGGAAGTGCTGGGCGGCCACCTCGTCGCCTATCTGAACCTCGACAAGGTGATCAAGATCATCCGCACCGAGGACGAGCCGAAGCCGGTCTTGATGAAGACCTTCAAGCTGTCAGAGATCCAGGCTGACGCCATCCTCAACATGCGCCTGCGCAATTTGCGCCGCCTGGAGGAGATGGAGATTCGGACCGAGGACAAGGATCTTCGCAAGGAGCTGAAGGGGATCGAGGGCCTGCTCGCTTCCGAGACGGAGCAGTGGGCCAAGGTCGGCGATCAGGTGCGCAAGGTCCGCGACATCTTCGGACCGAAGACGCCGCTCGGCAAGCGTCGCACCACCTTCGCCGATGCGCCCGAGCATGACCTCGCCGCGATCGAGGAAGCGCTGGTCGAGCGCGAGCCGTGCACCGTCGTGATATCAGAGAAGGGCTGGGTGCGGACGCTGAAGGGCCATGTCGAGGATCTCTCGGGGCTTGCCTTCAAGACCGACGACAAGCTCGAGCACTCGTTTTTTGCCGAGACCACCTCGAAGCTGCTGCTGTTTGCCACCAACGGCAAGTTCTATTCGCTCGACGTGGCAAAACTGCCGGGCGGCCGCGGCCATGGCGAGCCGATCCGGATGTTCATCGATCTCGAGCAGGATGCCGCGATCATCTCGCTGTTCGTCAACAAGGGCGAGCGCAAGTTCCTGATCGCGAGCAGCGAGGGGCAGGGCTTCATCGTCAAGGAAGAGGACTGCGTCGGCAACACCCGCAAGGGCAAGCAGGTGCTCAACGTCGAAATGCCGAACGAGGCCCGCGCGATCACGACCGTGAACGGCGACACCGTCGCGGTGATCGGCACCAACCACAAGATGGTGCTGTTCGGCCTCGACCAGGTGCCGGAGATGGCGCGCGGCCGCGGCGTGCGGCTGCAGAAATACACCAGCGCGTCGCTGTCTGACGTTGCGGTGTTCGACGCCAAGACCGGCCTGACCTGGAAGGATTCCGCCGGCCGCGAGCACAGCATGACCATGAAGGAACTGGCCGACTGGCGCGGCAACCGCGCCGACGCCGGCCGGCTCGCCCACGGCCTGCCGAAATCGAACAAGTTCAACCGCGGCGTGGAGTAACTGTAGCGCTGCGCTCCATCCGGGCTACGCGGCTAACTGGCGCGGTGTGATAGTATCCACATTTCACCGCGCTATAACCGTCGCCGACGACATCGGGCGACGGTTGCCATGGCGCACAATCACGACCACGACCACAGCGGTCATTCTCACGGACATGCCCACGCCGGGCATTCCCATGCCGGGCACAGCCACGCGCCTGACAATTTTGGCACGGCCTTTGCGGTCGGCGCGTCGCTGAACACCGCCTTCGTCGTCGCGGAGCTGATCTTCGGCTATTCAGCCAACTCGCTGGCGCTGGTCTCCGACGCCGTTCACAATCTCTCCGATGTCATCGCGCTGCTGCTGGCCTGGGGCGGGGCATGGCTCGCGGGCAGGCGGCCGACCGATACCCACACCTATGGCTACCGTCGCGCCTCGATCCTGGCGGCGCTGTTCAATGCCGGGCTGCTGCTGATCGCGGTCGGCGGCATCGCGGTCGAGGCGATCAACCGCTTGCGCGAGCCGGCCGAGGTTGCAAGCTGGACCGTGGTCTGGGTCGCGGCACTCGGCGTCCTGATCAATGGCGGCACGGCGCTGCTGTTCATGCGCGGCCGCGACAGCGATCTCAATGTCCGTGGCGCCTATCTGCACATGGCGGCGGATGCCGGCGTTTCGCTCGGCGTCGTGATCGCCGCGCTCCTGATCATGGCGACCGGCTGGCAGTGGATCGATCCGGCGATCAGCCTCGTCATCGCGGTGGTCGTGCTGCTGAGTGGCTGGGAGCTCGCCCGCGACAGCGTCAACCTCGCGCTCGACGCGGTGCCGAGGGGGATCGATCTCAAAGAGGTGAGGGATTATCTCGGCGCGCTCGAGGGCGTCACCGAGGTGCACGATTTGCACATCTGGGCGATGAGCACCAGCGAGACCGCGTTGACCGCGCATCTGGTGCGGCCCGGCGGACACGACGATGTCTTCCTGCATCACGTCTGCGCCGA from Bradyrhizobium elkanii USDA 76 harbors:
- a CDS encoding cation diffusion facilitator family transporter; this translates as MAHNHDHDHSGHSHGHAHAGHSHAGHSHAPDNFGTAFAVGASLNTAFVVAELIFGYSANSLALVSDAVHNLSDVIALLLAWGGAWLAGRRPTDTHTYGYRRASILAALFNAGLLLIAVGGIAVEAINRLREPAEVASWTVVWVAALGVLINGGTALLFMRGRDSDLNVRGAYLHMAADAGVSLGVVIAALLIMATGWQWIDPAISLVIAVVVLLSGWELARDSVNLALDAVPRGIDLKEVRDYLGALEGVTEVHDLHIWAMSTSETALTAHLVRPGGHDDVFLHHVCAELSERFSIHHATLQVEISSETCRLAPAEMV
- the recO gene encoding DNA repair protein RecO gives rise to the protein MEWSDEGIVLGVRRHGESSAIVELLTREHGRHLGLVRGGASSRMRPLLQPGNSVTAVWRARLDEHLGMYALEGTRLRAATLLGSSHAVYGVTHLAALARLLPERDPHEDIYWMLQGTLDDFEDAGVAAVHLIRFELAMLTELGFGLDLGNCAATGETSDLIYVSPKSGGAVSRAAGEPWRDRLLPLPAFLREGEGGANSWSDQDLLDGFQITGLFLLRHVLEPRGQGHSDARDGFINAVTRRRRLAGT
- the parC gene encoding DNA topoisomerase IV subunit A, whose protein sequence is MGKRQIPPEEPAEIHEVPLRDALEERYLAYALSTIMHRALPDARDGLKPVHRRILYGMDLLGLDPRAAFKKSAKIVGDVMGSFHPHGDQAIYDAMVRLAQDFSSRYPLVDGQGNFGNIDGDNPAAYRYTEARMTEVARLLLDGIDEDGVEFRLNYDGQSKEPVVLPGGFPNLLANGAQGIAVGMATSIPPHNAAELCDAALHLIEKPDAKSKALLKWVKGPDFPTGGIVVDSKEAIVEAYTTGRGSFRTRSRWTQEEGARGTWVVVVTEIPWLVQKSRIVEKIAELINEKKLPLVADVRDESAEDVRLVIEPKSRTVDPALMMESLFRLTELESKISLNLNVLIKGRIPKVVGLAECLREWLDHLRDVLVRRSNFRRTQIEHRLEVLGGHLVAYLNLDKVIKIIRTEDEPKPVLMKTFKLSEIQADAILNMRLRNLRRLEEMEIRTEDKDLRKELKGIEGLLASETEQWAKVGDQVRKVRDIFGPKTPLGKRRTTFADAPEHDLAAIEEALVEREPCTVVISEKGWVRTLKGHVEDLSGLAFKTDDKLEHSFFAETTSKLLLFATNGKFYSLDVAKLPGGRGHGEPIRMFIDLEQDAAIISLFVNKGERKFLIASSEGQGFIVKEEDCVGNTRKGKQVLNVEMPNEARAITTVNGDTVAVIGTNHKMVLFGLDQVPEMARGRGVRLQKYTSASLSDVAVFDAKTGLTWKDSAGREHSMTMKELADWRGNRADAGRLAHGLPKSNKFNRGVE